The Exiguobacterium acetylicum genome includes a window with the following:
- the cyoE gene encoding heme o synthase, whose amino-acid sequence MAKVTGEALGMAIEQADQPTFKDYITLAKMGIVRANLITVFAGYVVAASYITDDVLLYLWQTKWMLLWTLLGSGLVIAGSCYLNNYIDRDIDYKMERTMGRPSVTGKMDGQRILALGLGILATGTVLLLIVNHVAAVFGLIGSFVYVVIYTMWLKRTHTINTVVGGISGAVPPIIGFAAVTPTLHIDAWILFLIMFVWQPPHFLALAMRRTEEYRAAGIPMLPVVNGFAITKRQIVWWIAVLIPSSLLLAHYGIIYMIVMALLGGYWLYMGLKGLKIQDEQAEIKWASKMFFFSLFYFTAWIVTVVLVSL is encoded by the coding sequence ATGGCGAAAGTTACTGGAGAGGCACTGGGTATGGCGATCGAGCAAGCGGATCAGCCAACATTCAAGGACTATATTACCCTAGCAAAAATGGGGATTGTTCGTGCCAATCTGATTACGGTCTTCGCAGGGTATGTCGTAGCAGCATCGTACATAACGGATGATGTCCTGTTGTATTTATGGCAAACCAAGTGGATGTTACTGTGGACGCTTCTCGGGAGTGGATTGGTCATTGCCGGAAGTTGCTACCTCAATAACTACATTGACCGGGACATCGATTACAAGATGGAACGGACGATGGGAAGACCAAGCGTTACTGGGAAGATGGATGGACAACGGATACTCGCACTAGGACTCGGTATTCTTGCGACCGGTACGGTATTATTGTTGATCGTCAACCATGTGGCGGCAGTGTTCGGATTGATCGGATCATTCGTTTACGTCGTGATTTATACGATGTGGTTAAAACGGACACACACGATCAATACAGTCGTAGGTGGTATTTCAGGAGCTGTGCCACCAATCATTGGATTTGCGGCAGTCACTCCGACGCTTCACATTGATGCGTGGATTTTATTCCTCATCATGTTCGTGTGGCAACCACCACATTTCCTTGCACTCGCGATGCGACGGACAGAGGAGTATCGGGCAGCAGGTATCCCGATGTTACCTGTCGTAAACGGATTCGCGATCACGAAACGACAAATTGTATGGTGGATTGCAGTACTCATTCCATCATCACTCCTCTTAGCACACTATGGCATCATCTACATGATCGTCATGGCATTGCTCGGTGGATATTGGCTCTATATGGGACTGAAAGGTCTGAAGATCCAAGATGAACAAGCCGAAATTAAATGGGCGTCGAAGATGTTCTTCTTCTCACTCTTTTATTTCACGGCTTGGATCGTGACGGTCGTACTCGTTTCTCTCTAA
- a CDS encoding COX15/CtaA family protein, translated as MNRKLSMFSAFVTFTMMIVLLMGGTVTKTDSGDGCGTDWPLCHGELIPTNPSVETMIEYSHRAVTGVVGLLIIALCLWTLVAFKDRLDTKIFAFLAFIFMLIQSIVGAGAVVWQQSDLVMALHFGISLISFASLLILTLLIMERPGQEFRESVPAFLRKLLYGLLIYTLIVVYTGAYVRHVGATYACVGWPVCSQPSMTFEAWVQMIHRIMAGLLFLFTLFVHVVAIRLKHRTTTIGMAFATFFITCQVATGAWIVLGGHATYVPLLHAFLITCYFGVLSYLTYHAFRTRKANSRLQ; from the coding sequence TTGAATCGAAAACTTTCGATGTTTTCAGCCTTCGTCACGTTTACGATGATGATCGTCTTGCTGATGGGCGGGACGGTCACAAAAACAGATTCAGGCGATGGTTGCGGAACGGATTGGCCACTCTGTCACGGGGAACTCATTCCGACGAACCCAAGTGTTGAAACGATGATTGAATATAGTCACCGTGCTGTAACTGGAGTCGTTGGACTCTTAATCATCGCCTTATGTCTCTGGACGCTCGTTGCTTTCAAGGATCGGCTCGATACGAAGATCTTCGCGTTTCTTGCCTTCATCTTCATGTTGATTCAATCGATCGTCGGAGCTGGAGCTGTCGTTTGGCAACAATCGGACCTCGTCATGGCGTTACATTTCGGTATCTCCTTGATTTCCTTTGCTTCGCTGTTGATTTTGACGTTGTTGATCATGGAGCGTCCTGGTCAGGAATTCAGGGAATCGGTCCCAGCATTCTTGCGGAAGCTCTTATACGGTCTACTCATCTATACGCTGATCGTCGTCTATACCGGTGCTTACGTACGCCACGTCGGCGCTACATATGCTTGCGTTGGTTGGCCGGTCTGTTCTCAACCGTCCATGACGTTTGAGGCGTGGGTGCAGATGATTCACCGGATCATGGCAGGATTATTGTTCCTCTTCACTTTATTTGTCCATGTCGTCGCGATTCGTTTAAAACACCGGACGACAACGATCGGAATGGCGTTCGCGACATTCTTCATCACGTGCCAAGTTGCTACAGGTGCTTGGATCGTCCTTGGTGGACACGCGACGTATGTCCCGTTACTCCATGCTTTCTTGATTACATGTTACTTCGGTGTTTTATCTTACCTGACGTATCATGCATTCCGAACGCGCAAGGCAAATAGTCGTCTTCAATAA
- a CDS encoding cryptochrome/photolyase family protein → MNIICWVRSDFRFQDNHMLARAIELLEENPKATVEFVFWLNPDYIGEYEARQQYFFQALEVFSDACREKEMPIRFIEGDEQTFLDATDDADILLFNAEYVEPFKTRDEGIIKKRGDRQTERLLDRHLLHPHDIKKQDGKFYKVFTPYKNAFMKKDIPTPYEVKWQTLRDHYQKRQHDNSFIEAYFKKAQSEAVFHPGEKQAKQRLKKFVEQSLESYEENRDLPAVDGTSLLSRYLRTGEIGIRTVYAAVQDAKESKGKQTFITELIWREFYYMILMHFPESKRQAVNTQYREIEWEKDDEGFKAWCEGKTGYPIVDAAMRQLNQTGWMHNRLRMIVASFLTKDLLIDWQKGEQYFQQKLVDYEAASNIGGWQWAASVGTDAVPYFRVFNPTTQSKKFDKDGEFIRKYVTEIKDLSKQYIHEPTAEQRKDYGYPEPIVAHDEARKRAIARFK, encoded by the coding sequence TTGAACATTATTTGTTGGGTTCGAAGTGATTTTCGATTTCAGGATAACCACATGTTGGCACGTGCCATTGAATTACTAGAAGAAAATCCGAAGGCGACGGTAGAATTCGTCTTTTGGCTCAATCCAGATTACATCGGGGAATATGAAGCACGCCAACAGTATTTCTTTCAAGCGCTCGAAGTGTTTTCAGATGCTTGTAGGGAAAAGGAAATGCCGATTCGCTTTATCGAGGGTGACGAGCAGACTTTCTTAGACGCGACCGATGACGCAGATATTCTCTTGTTTAATGCTGAATATGTCGAACCGTTCAAGACTCGAGATGAAGGCATCATCAAGAAGCGAGGAGATCGTCAGACAGAACGTTTACTAGATCGTCATCTGCTTCACCCGCATGACATTAAAAAGCAGGATGGAAAGTTCTATAAAGTATTCACGCCATATAAGAATGCATTCATGAAAAAAGATATTCCTACACCATATGAAGTGAAATGGCAAACGCTGCGGGATCATTATCAAAAGCGTCAGCACGACAATAGTTTCATTGAAGCCTATTTCAAAAAAGCACAATCGGAAGCAGTTTTCCATCCTGGTGAGAAGCAAGCGAAACAACGCTTAAAGAAATTCGTCGAACAATCACTTGAATCGTATGAAGAGAATCGTGATCTTCCGGCAGTTGATGGCACGAGTTTACTCTCTCGTTATTTACGAACTGGAGAAATCGGCATTCGAACCGTCTATGCAGCTGTTCAAGATGCAAAAGAATCAAAAGGAAAGCAAACATTCATCACCGAACTGATTTGGAGAGAATTCTACTATATGATTTTGATGCATTTCCCAGAATCGAAACGACAAGCCGTCAATACGCAATATCGGGAAATCGAATGGGAGAAAGATGACGAGGGATTCAAAGCGTGGTGTGAAGGCAAGACTGGCTATCCGATCGTTGATGCAGCGATGCGGCAATTGAATCAAACCGGGTGGATGCATAATCGTTTGCGGATGATCGTTGCTTCTTTCCTGACGAAGGACTTGTTGATTGACTGGCAGAAGGGTGAACAGTATTTCCAGCAGAAGCTCGTCGATTATGAAGCAGCATCGAATATCGGAGGATGGCAATGGGCAGCATCAGTCGGAACGGATGCCGTTCCGTACTTCCGCGTCTTCAATCCAACGACACAGTCGAAGAAATTCGATAAAGACGGGGAGTTCATTCGAAAGTACGTCACGGAAATCAAGGATTTATCAAAGCAGTACATTCATGAACCGACTGCTGAGCAGCGCAAGGATTATGGGTATCCAGAACCGATTGTTGCACACGATGAAGCACGGAAGCGTGCGATTGCTCGGTTTAAATGA